DNA from Brassica napus cultivar Da-Ae chromosome C4, Da-Ae, whole genome shotgun sequence:
CAtacacaacatatatatatgagatgttAGTATGCTGATTAGGTTAACGCTTAAGGAAATcaagcagcagcaacaacaagtAATCATATTAAAGTGCAAGAGTAGGAGGCAACAATACAAGATCAATAAGCTTAGGTCTAAGTCTAATTGATCTAAGGGGCCTTGTTGTATTCTCTTGTGAGGATTGATTGTTACTTGTGTAAACTATCTAGCACACTGATTTGGTGTAGCTAGAGACTCTTTGATCTAGTGGattttgggagaagaagttCTCCCATGAGACGTACCGCGCCGAGGACCGGGAACTCGTTAAATCGTGTGTATCTTTACTTTCAGTAATAGACCTAGGTCAAGATAACTTCTAACCTAAGTAATCTAAGCTAATAATCTCTACACCCGGATCCGAAGGAAGATggctcctttttatttttatctttttgggttaaatatagaaaatgacTGAGCTAACCTTGTCTTTAACTTCCTTTGTGATTTCTCAGATCTGGTACAAccgtttttttctttcacaaaTTCAATTTGCTATTCTTGTAAATTTTCATCacaatataacaaatataaGATAGATTTGTGATTACAAACTAGAAATCTACAAAACAAAGAGTTCATTAAGTTCTCTGATCTACTGGCCGGATAATATAAAATGCCACGACTTCAGACCATTTCGCGCATCTCTAGTGATTAGCCAGCCATATAGATCAGTTTTTCAAATCGAGGATGAAACATTGCCTTTGACCTCCAAATTTTTTGGaagttatatacataaatatagacTTCCAAATTATAGAATTTATTTTTTGctgtggtttttgaaaaatgtttataacTCCCAAAATTTCAGATCCCACTTTGTATATCAACCAGctatattaaatctaaatctAATATCAAAAAACTCAGATCCCACTTTGCAAATCAATCAgctatattaaatttaaatctaatGTCAGGGGGATAAGATTTTAGATACACATTCATTTAACGCCAAACCGACTACCGTGCTCGTTTTTTGGGTCCCATTCAGTAATGAAGCATCTGTAAAACTTGTGATAGTCCTTGTATCGTAAAAATATCTctattactttatatatatacacatcttTCTTGATAATGTGTTCCTCAAGAGATCTATCCCTTCTCCAATGGCTATGCAGTTAAGTTTCCTAGCTTTGTTCCTTCTCACGGCCGCTTTGATCTCACCTTCCCTCGTGGTCTCGGTTTCGCTAGTCGAGGGAAAAGTCTCTTGTTACGACTGTCCCAGTGATTACGATTATTCAGGTCAATTTACTACTAACCCTAAACTATTAGACATTTTTTAGTTTGTGTTCTTAATGTTTAACTTGTACTATAGCACAAAAGGAAATAGAACTCAAGTGACAGGAGACATTGTTATAGTGAACACTCTTCTTGTCATTCAATTAGTGACTAGACTTTTATATCTTCTTTTCAGGAATCATGATCAGCGTTAGTTGTAGCCACTCCAAGACGCGTTTCACCGTCTCAACCGACAAGAAGGGCGAGTTTATGTCGGAACTTCCCTCGAGAGTCAAATCGGATTGCGAAGCGGAGCTCCAAGGTAGCTTCAAGCAACTTTATGCATCCAAAAAGAACATTATGTCGAAGATTGTGAAGCTCGAAGGTGACAAGTATGGTCTCTCTTCGAAGTTGATCTTCTTGAAATCATGTCCAAGAAGCCTCAGATCTTTCAGTTCGTCCAAGACCGTTGATTTGCCTGTTCCTCCGGAGTGGGGGCTGGCTCCCACGAGCTATTATCTTCCCTTCTTCCCCATCATCGGTATCCCATAAGATGCACCGTTTAAACTTATCTTTTGCggcttatgtaatatttaataatgtaaGTGGAAAGACGTGAATTTATCTTAGCTGTCTTTTTAAGTCCAGGCCTGAACTGAAGTTTGTGTGTGATATTAGTGTACGAAGGTGGttgatgttttctttttatatatgaagCATAATTTAGTAGtaaaccattttttaaaatgtaccAACGATGAGTTGGTCAAAATTTTGGGTCATCTACTAGGACTTTAGAGGtcacatttttaaatttcattaggAACTGTCTATTACCCAAAGAAGATTTAAACTAAGTGACTTAGACCTCTTCATAAGAGAACATACATGCATATGAATCCAATACATTCTAATATTCTATTCGTTTGAAATGCTTGAAATGTACTGAGGGTTTAATTATTATCCTCCTACATATTAAATGAGAAAccttttaaatgaatttttctTAGGTATCAATTATAgagaaaatttaagaaaaattattataatttgattggtagaaggatatttaatttttaattattttaattagatctaaaataaaaagcaagtctaaaataattaatatcacttaccaaatagtctaaatgatattaaaaataatattttatggtaactaattgtcaaaattatagaaagtgtaataatgtttgattaattcttttgatatttatatactacataaaataattagcaGAACgcaatttatagaaatatatagatataacgATTTCGTATTCttatataaacattatatttgtatataaaaaattataataattattaatgtttatatatgtcttataagtcatttataaaaaaataaaacatttataaaattatctatcatggcttacaaaattattttatcttaattttaaattatttatatgagtttataaacatttataaaaataaaaattctcttatatattaaacgagaagtcacttaagtgacttTTGCTTACATGTCGATAATTTGTGAAGtcttaggattttttttaataatttgcttggtcgataatttttaatttatttattttagtttagatttaaaataaaaataaatctagagccaattaatatcacttgccaaataatctaaattatattacaaataatgatttatggtaactaattgttgaaattatataaagaatacTAAcgtttgatcaattttttttatatttataaactacatAGTATAATGAACgaaacttttataattttaaattattttagctagatctaaaataaaagataagtataaatatatttactagCTATCACTTGCCAAATAACCTAAATGATATTCCAAATAATAACTAATGGTagctaattttttaaaatatagaaagtgtaataatgtttgatcaattatttttatatttatatactacataaaattatgaatattaAACAATATGCAGAAATCGAaaataatgatttcatattcatataaaaatatagttgcatctacaataattattaatttccttttttacgGATTCAaactgactctgtaaaccaaactggtaactatgcatccatgtgaacgacgaaagacgattgcTTCCTGGCACTGCATGCTAGACTATCCACCCTTAAATTCTTCGTTCTTGGTACTTGAATGATCTCTAAGCTGATAAAACTTCCATGAAGAGTCCTTATGTcctccaaataatttgcaaagaCGGGCTATTCCTccggttctgaaaccatcttcaccaactgagaacaatccgttgcaaacgtaactcGAAACTGACATAAATTCCTCATACACTCCATTGCCCAAAGCAAAGCTTCAATCTCGGAGTGAAGAGGAGATAAACTACCCCTTATATTATGTGCCCCcattaaaccatcaaaaccttctagTGTACTATACCACCCTTGGCCTGAAAAAACTTCATTTTCTATCCAAAAACCATATGCAAAACACCATTTTATTAGAATTGATGGTAAGTTTGTTTCCTCTGCAGGTCGTGCTACCCTTTGTGTGTTCAACACATGTGCTTCAGCCTAAAGCGTTGACTCTGTTTTTGCCAATTTTAGCGTTTCCATGGGATTAATATCTAGGTTACTGAAAACCTTATTATTCATTCCTtcccaaatataccataatatccatgcaaactggtGATCATCCATTTTTGGGTAAATTCGccaaaataaatgatccatattTATGAAGAGAGCAGTAGTGGGAAAAATAGCTGGATTCGATGGTATCTTTGATAGAGCCCAAATCTGACGcactggaggacattcaaaaaacacatggtttatcgaTTCCTCGGAAGCTCCACATctagcacaacatatatccccttGTAGACCTCTCGCTCGGAGATTTTTCTTGACTGCTATACACCCTGAAATTAATTGCCACAAGAAATGTTTTATCTTTGGTGGGCACCGTACTTTCCAGCAAAAAGCTTTCAATAAATTAATTGTGGGTCCATAAAGTACTGGTGGTTTTTTCCTGTCTAGATAAATCATTTCTACTTGGTAGTctgatttaaccgtgtattttccatttttttgtgaaatgcCATTCATCCATATCCACCATATTTGTCCTACTAAGTGGTAtactttcacaaaaaaaatataattatatttatgtaaataatatattttcacaaaaaaaataatttcgattatattttttaaataaaaaattaaaggatcattttgtaaaacaaatagAGGAGGTGACATGGCAAAAAAGTAGTTTCTCATTGGCCGATTATGTTCGCCTATATGGACACTCTATCTAAAGCTTATATCCtctttttattacttgtttaaTAATAAGTATAcctaatttatatattcattGTTTTAAATAAACTAAATGGTATTTTTTAACTTAAAAGACAATTTtcatacaaaaaattaaaacaatttttgcaaaaaaaatgttgtatgagttaaattaactaaaacttctacaaaattattattatttaatatattatatttttattataaacagaATAATATTTGACAATCTAActatagttaaaa
Protein-coding regions in this window:
- the LOC106396952 gene encoding uncharacterized protein LOC106396952; its protein translation is MAMQLSFLALFLLTAALISPSLVVSVSLVEGKVSCYDCPSDYDYSGIMISVSCSHSKTRFTVSTDKKGEFMSELPSRVKSDCEAELQGSFKQLYASKKNIMSKIVKLEGDKYGLSSKLIFLKSCPRSLRSFSSSKTVDLPVPPEWGLAPTSYYLPFFPIIGIP